In the genome of Candidatus Binatia bacterium, one region contains:
- a CDS encoding CusA/CzcA family heavy metal efflux RND transporter, with the protein MLNALIRWSLQQRVVVLVLAVIGVVFGLRALQTLPIDAFPDVTNVQVQVATEVPGRSPDEVERMATIPVEITMTGLPGLVEMRSQNEPGLSIVTLVFTDDTPVYFARQLVAERLAEAKARMPQGLSPVLGPVSTALSEVYQYTLERPDDGTRPLTKEELLERRTIQDWVVRPLLRSVPGVAEINSTGGYVKQYQVLVDPFRLRLYGVSIADVQEALARNNANSSGGLLPRGPEILLVGGFALIRHIDEIRSIVLKEVGGTPVFIRDVAEVRVGEEVRYGAMVKGGVGEAVGGIVMMVAGGNAKEVVSAIKQRVEEINRKQLLPNGLQIVPYYDRSKLVDAALATVSRVLVEGIVLVVVVLFLYLGDVRSSLIVIATLLVTPAVTFLLMNYLGMSANLMSLGGLAIAIGLMIDGSVVVVENVFSRLSHSAPGNRLHVVREAASEVGVPVTFGVGVIILVFLPLMTLQGMEGKLFAPLAYTIALALAVSLVLSLTLSPVLCAYFLRGGQEHDTRLVRSLKRPYTWLLLRAVSQPGYTLAAAAALFTLALLLFPYLGTSFIPELKEGTISPNINRAPNIALDESIQMELEAQRLVKDIPGVDYVVSRLGRGESPIDPAGYNETDMMIELLPPAKRGGRTQDEIADEVRRRLAVLPGVNIVMAQPISDRVDEMVTGVRADIAVKIFGEDLDILLEKANEVVRVANTIRGTGEIKVDRVGGQHTLRIVVDRQAIARHGLDAADVHDIIEAAVGGRGVTEIYEGERRFQVVVRYPEHLRNSVAAISNITVTGPQGEPIPLSAVARVEVQEGLSQVRREQGRRRIAVAINVRDRDLGGYVSELQREVERRVSLPSGYFFEWGGQFENMQRARAHLAVIVPVTIGAIFFLLFLLFRSVRLAALIILVLPFASIGGVVGLFVTGEYLSVPASIGFIALWGIAVLNGVVLVSYIRTLRQQGLQVAAAVVEGAQRRFRPVMMTATVAALGLVPFLFATGVGAEVQRPLAVVVISGLVSSTVLTLVVLPALYRFFDVAPQEQSAVE; encoded by the coding sequence ATGCTGAACGCTCTCATTCGTTGGTCGCTGCAGCAACGGGTGGTTGTCCTCGTTCTGGCGGTGATTGGCGTGGTGTTTGGTTTGCGGGCGCTGCAAACGTTACCGATCGACGCATTTCCGGATGTCACGAACGTTCAAGTACAAGTGGCAACCGAGGTGCCCGGGCGCTCGCCTGACGAAGTGGAGCGCATGGCGACGATTCCGGTAGAAATCACCATGACCGGGCTGCCGGGCTTGGTGGAAATGCGCTCGCAAAACGAGCCCGGCTTGTCGATCGTGACGTTGGTCTTCACCGACGACACACCGGTGTACTTCGCCCGCCAGCTCGTGGCCGAGCGCTTGGCCGAGGCGAAAGCGCGCATGCCGCAGGGGTTGTCGCCGGTGCTCGGACCGGTATCGACGGCCTTGAGCGAGGTGTATCAGTACACCTTGGAGCGGCCGGACGACGGCACGCGGCCGCTCACCAAGGAGGAACTGCTGGAGCGCCGCACTATTCAGGACTGGGTGGTGCGTCCACTCCTGCGCTCGGTACCGGGCGTGGCGGAGATTAACTCCACCGGCGGTTATGTGAAACAGTATCAGGTGCTCGTCGACCCCTTCCGGCTGCGGTTGTACGGAGTCAGCATTGCGGACGTGCAAGAAGCATTGGCCCGGAACAACGCCAATTCGAGCGGCGGTCTGTTGCCCCGTGGCCCGGAGATTCTCCTCGTCGGGGGCTTCGCCCTCATTCGCCATATCGATGAGATCAGATCCATTGTGCTCAAGGAAGTGGGCGGCACGCCCGTGTTTATTCGCGATGTTGCCGAGGTGCGGGTCGGCGAAGAGGTGCGCTACGGCGCAATGGTGAAGGGTGGAGTGGGCGAGGCTGTCGGAGGCATCGTGATGATGGTGGCGGGAGGGAACGCCAAGGAAGTTGTGTCCGCCATCAAGCAACGGGTCGAAGAAATCAACCGAAAACAGTTGCTGCCGAACGGCTTGCAAATCGTGCCGTACTACGATCGCTCCAAACTGGTCGACGCCGCTCTCGCCACGGTGAGCCGGGTGTTGGTAGAGGGCATCGTTTTGGTTGTCGTCGTACTCTTTCTTTACCTCGGCGACGTGCGGTCAAGCCTGATTGTGATCGCCACCTTGCTGGTCACACCTGCAGTGACCTTCCTGTTGATGAACTACCTCGGCATGTCAGCCAACCTGATGTCGCTCGGGGGTTTGGCGATTGCCATCGGGCTGATGATCGACGGCTCCGTGGTGGTGGTGGAAAACGTGTTCTCGCGACTGTCCCACTCCGCACCTGGAAACCGCCTCCACGTCGTGCGCGAGGCGGCAAGCGAAGTGGGGGTGCCCGTGACCTTTGGCGTGGGCGTCATCATCCTCGTGTTCCTGCCGCTGATGACCTTGCAGGGCATGGAAGGCAAATTGTTCGCGCCCTTGGCTTACACCATCGCGCTGGCCTTGGCGGTGTCGCTCGTGTTGTCGCTGACCTTGTCGCCGGTGCTGTGTGCCTATTTTCTGCGCGGTGGGCAGGAGCACGATACGAGGCTGGTCCGCTCGTTAAAGCGCCCGTACACGTGGTTGCTCCTTCGCGCCGTATCGCAGCCAGGCTATACGCTCGCTGCGGCGGCAGCGCTGTTTACTTTGGCGCTGTTGCTGTTCCCTTACTTGGGGACCTCGTTTATCCCCGAACTCAAAGAGGGCACGATTTCTCCCAACATCAACCGCGCACCGAACATTGCTCTCGACGAATCCATTCAAATGGAGCTCGAGGCGCAGCGGCTGGTGAAAGACATTCCGGGCGTGGACTACGTCGTGTCCCGCTTGGGTCGGGGGGAGTCGCCCATCGATCCCGCGGGCTACAATGAGACCGACATGATGATCGAACTTCTGCCGCCCGCAAAACGCGGCGGGCGAACGCAGGACGAAATTGCCGACGAGGTACGGCGGCGTCTGGCGGTGTTGCCCGGCGTGAACATTGTCATGGCTCAGCCTATCTCCGATCGCGTGGATGAGATGGTCACCGGTGTGCGGGCGGACATCGCTGTGAAAATTTTTGGCGAGGACCTGGACATCCTGCTCGAAAAGGCCAACGAGGTCGTCCGGGTCGCGAACACGATCCGGGGCACGGGGGAGATCAAAGTCGACCGTGTCGGCGGGCAGCACACGTTACGCATCGTGGTCGATCGTCAAGCGATCGCCCGCCACGGGCTCGATGCCGCCGATGTTCATGACATTATCGAGGCAGCCGTGGGCGGTCGCGGTGTGACGGAAATTTACGAGGGCGAGCGCCGGTTCCAAGTGGTCGTGCGCTATCCCGAGCACCTGCGCAACAGTGTGGCCGCGATTTCGAACATCACCGTGACCGGTCCGCAAGGCGAGCCGATTCCGTTGAGCGCGGTGGCGCGAGTAGAGGTTCAGGAGGGGCTCTCGCAGGTGCGGCGAGAGCAAGGGCGGCGGCGCATCGCTGTGGCGATCAATGTGCGCGACCGCGATCTCGGCGGCTACGTCAGCGAGCTGCAAAGAGAAGTGGAGCGACGGGTGTCGTTGCCTTCGGGGTACTTCTTCGAGTGGGGCGGGCAATTCGAGAACATGCAGCGAGCGCGTGCACACCTGGCGGTGATCGTACCGGTGACGATTGGTGCGATTTTCTTCTTGCTGTTCTTATTGTTCCGTTCCGTGCGCTTGGCGGCGCTGATTATTCTCGTGTTGCCCTTCGCCTCCATCGGAGGAGTGGTTGGCTTGTTCGTGACTGGCGAGTACCTGTCGGTTCCGGCCTCCATCGGTTTTATCGCGCTGTGGGGCATTGCGGTGTTGAACGGTGTGGTGCTCGTGTCGTACATCCGCACGCTCCGCCAACAAGGCCTCCAGGTGGCTGCGGCAGTTGTCGAGGGCGCGCAGCGACGCTTTCGTCCGGTCATGATGACTGCCACGGTCGCTGCCCTGGGGTTGGTGCCGTTTTTGTTCGCGACCGGCGTTGGCGCGGAAGTGCAACGGCCGCTGGCGGTGGTGGTGATTAGCGGACTTGTCTCGTCCACGGTCCTGACGCTGGTCGTGCTCCCCGCTTTGTACCGTTTCTTCGACGTGGCTCCACAGGAGCAAAGCGCGGTCGAGTGA
- a CDS encoding SDR family oxidoreductase: MARLESFAGIRAVVTGASSGIGELLAKRFAREGAAVALVARRRGELERVAQEIRNRGGQALVLPCDVARRDEVFAAAERVVGEFGGVDLLVNNAGYGGHRPFLEWDIDDIEHIMQVNYFGTVYWTKALLPRMIEQRRGWIVMMASVAGKLGVPDESAYAATKFAQVGLAEALSYEVEDFGVHVLIVCPGAIDTPFFNEAARRRMPEVAKRLMIPPERVVDAVVRALRAGKREITVPPFIRASYVVRALAPGILRRNTKRVAMPPSA; the protein is encoded by the coding sequence ATGGCGCGGCTCGAGTCGTTTGCGGGCATCCGAGCGGTCGTAACCGGCGCATCGAGCGGCATTGGCGAACTCTTGGCGAAGCGCTTCGCGCGGGAAGGGGCGGCGGTTGCCCTGGTGGCTCGACGGCGCGGGGAACTCGAACGCGTGGCGCAGGAAATTCGGAACCGAGGCGGGCAAGCGTTGGTGTTGCCCTGCGACGTGGCGCGACGCGATGAAGTGTTCGCCGCCGCGGAACGCGTTGTCGGGGAATTCGGCGGCGTCGACTTGCTGGTGAACAACGCTGGGTACGGGGGACACCGGCCGTTCCTCGAGTGGGACATCGACGACATCGAGCACATCATGCAAGTGAATTACTTCGGCACCGTGTATTGGACCAAAGCGTTGCTGCCGAGGATGATCGAGCAGCGGCGCGGCTGGATCGTCATGATGGCCTCGGTTGCCGGCAAGCTGGGGGTGCCCGACGAAAGTGCCTATGCCGCGACCAAGTTTGCCCAAGTGGGCCTGGCCGAAGCGTTGTCGTACGAGGTCGAAGACTTTGGCGTGCACGTGCTCATCGTCTGCCCAGGAGCGATCGACACCCCTTTCTTCAACGAGGCCGCGCGGCGGCGCATGCCCGAGGTTGCCAAGCGCTTGATGATCCCACCGGAGCGCGTGGTCGACGCCGTGGTGCGCGCTTTGAGGGCCGGGAAGCGGGAGATTACGGTTCCTCCGTTTATCCGCGCCAGCTACGTCGTGCGGGCGTTGGCCCCAGGGATCCTCCGCCGCAATACCAAGCGTGTCGCCATGCCGCCCTCGGCGTGA
- a CDS encoding Gfo/Idh/MocA family oxidoreductase, with amino-acid sequence MPATRIGLIGAGVIGCTHAAALQQIASVLPDHVEFAAVADPDPAAREQAVALFGFRESFADGHDLLERGAMDAVFVCCPTAFHAEFVHHAAERGLAIFCEKPLAMSYAEGAAMLAAVRRHGVPHQIGLVLRFSAVYTVMRALLHDPSFGEPMAVIFRDDQVFPIRGVHHSQWRADRRLTAGGTLIEHGVHDLDLLAWLFGPPVRLQAWSRNIAGYEGVEDYVAVELQFASGLQAQLVNVWHDMVQRPSNRRLEIFCRTGFVASDFDFLGPVLYQVGDGPETTIAAEEVLARFGKLITVEPPQLAPFAGIAYLLQDLSFLRALRSGSAPAPGLEVGLEAQRLAEAAYHSARIGEPVTLATFAGEVQQGWSRKSA; translated from the coding sequence ATGCCTGCCACACGCATCGGCTTGATTGGCGCTGGGGTGATTGGCTGCACGCACGCTGCCGCTTTGCAGCAGATTGCCAGCGTACTTCCGGACCACGTTGAATTTGCGGCCGTGGCGGACCCAGACCCCGCTGCGCGCGAGCAGGCGGTGGCGCTCTTCGGTTTCCGGGAGTCGTTCGCCGATGGTCACGATCTGCTCGAGCGCGGCGCCATGGATGCTGTGTTCGTGTGCTGTCCGACGGCCTTCCACGCCGAGTTCGTGCACCATGCGGCAGAGCGGGGCCTCGCCATCTTTTGTGAAAAGCCGCTTGCGATGTCGTATGCCGAAGGTGCCGCAATGCTCGCTGCGGTGCGGCGCCACGGCGTGCCACACCAGATCGGACTCGTGCTGCGCTTTTCCGCAGTGTACACTGTCATGCGCGCCTTGTTGCACGATCCCTCGTTCGGCGAGCCCATGGCCGTCATCTTCCGCGACGATCAAGTGTTCCCCATCCGCGGGGTTCACCACAGTCAGTGGCGGGCGGATCGCCGGCTGACGGCTGGGGGCACGCTGATCGAGCACGGCGTGCACGATCTCGACTTGCTCGCCTGGCTCTTCGGCCCGCCCGTGCGATTGCAAGCGTGGTCGCGCAACATCGCGGGCTACGAGGGTGTGGAGGACTACGTGGCCGTGGAGTTGCAATTCGCCAGCGGGCTGCAAGCCCAACTCGTCAATGTTTGGCATGACATGGTCCAGCGCCCCTCCAACCGCCGCCTGGAGATTTTCTGCCGAACGGGCTTTGTGGCGAGCGATTTCGATTTTCTCGGACCCGTGCTTTACCAGGTTGGCGATGGGCCAGAGACCACCATCGCCGCCGAGGAGGTGCTCGCGCGCTTTGGCAAGTTGATTACGGTGGAGCCGCCGCAGCTCGCCCCCTTTGCTGGCATTGCGTACCTGCTGCAAGATTTAAGCTTCCTGCGCGCCTTGCGGAGTGGCTCTGCACCCGCGCCGGGCCTGGAGGTGGGTCTCGAAGCGCAACGCTTAGCGGAAGCCGCGTATCATTCCGCCCGAATCGGCGAGCCGGTGACCCTGGCCACGTTTGCTGGCGAGGTGCAGCAAGGATGGTCGCGCAAAAGCGCTTGA